A genomic window from Methanobrevibacter sp. TLL-48-HuF1 includes:
- a CDS encoding TIGR00269 family protein — translation MVQLNKNEFNEKIFTRINNLIHDYNLINEHEMIAVALSGGKDSVLTLYALKNYQNYLDFDLVAISVDEGIEGYRQHGIDSAIDNAEKLDVELIQKSFKTEEGFTLDDIYSGFKSACIPCGVFRRNILNKTAYELGADKIATGHNLDDEIQSFLMSFARGDLIKFSKFGPQLDVIHPKLIPRIKPLWNTPEKEVGTWAILNDINIHLDECPYSHLSLRAKIKDFLNNNEDKYPGIKNNIMESFQKILTFESDIPSNLNECRLCGEPTSSDICKACELKKLISENHECHI, via the coding sequence ATGGTTCAATTAAACAAAAATGAATTTAATGAAAAAATATTTACAAGAATTAATAATTTAATTCATGATTATAATTTAATAAATGAACATGAAATGATAGCTGTTGCATTGTCTGGAGGTAAAGACAGTGTTTTAACTTTATATGCTTTAAAAAATTATCAAAATTATTTGGATTTTGATTTAGTGGCTATTAGTGTTGATGAAGGTATTGAAGGATACCGTCAGCATGGTATTGATTCAGCTATTGATAATGCAGAAAAGTTAGATGTTGAATTAATTCAAAAATCATTTAAAACAGAAGAGGGATTTACACTGGATGATATTTACTCAGGATTTAAAAGTGCATGTATTCCCTGTGGCGTTTTTAGAAGAAATATTTTAAATAAAACTGCATATGAACTTGGGGCAGATAAAATAGCTACTGGTCATAATCTTGATGATGAAATTCAGTCTTTTTTAATGAGTTTTGCCCGTGGTGATTTAATTAAATTCTCAAAATTCGGCCCTCAACTTGATGTTATTCATCCAAAGTTGATTCCACGTATTAAACCATTGTGGAACACTCCTGAAAAAGAAGTTGGAACCTGGGCAATTTTAAATGATATTAATATTCATTTAGATGAATGTCCATATTCTCATTTATCTTTAAGAGCTAAAATTAAGGATTTTTTAAATAATAATGAGGATAAATATCCTGGAATAAAAAATAATATTATGGAATCCTTCCAGAAGATTTTAACCTTTGAAAGTGATATTCCATCTAATTTAAATGAATGCAGGTTATGTGGTGAACCTACATCTTCTGATATTTGTAAGGCCTGTGAGCTAAAGAAATTAATTTCTGAGAATCACGAATGCCATATATAA
- a CDS encoding MTH1187 family thiamine-binding protein: MISADFAILPVGTKDTECKEYVTAAVQAIKDSGLNYQLTGMGTQIEAENLKELYEAIANAQETVFKTGIGRVYTVIKVDDRRDLENRTLDAKVDTVNKMLK, translated from the coding sequence ATGATAAGTGCAGATTTCGCAATATTGCCTGTTGGAACTAAAGATACTGAATGTAAAGAATATGTAACTGCTGCTGTTCAAGCTATTAAAGATTCAGGACTTAACTATCAGTTAACAGGTATGGGAACTCAAATAGAAGCTGAAAACCTTAAAGAATTATATGAAGCAATAGCCAATGCTCAGGAAACAGTATTTAAAACTGGAATTGGCAGAGTTTATACAGTAATCAAAGTTGATGACAGACGTGATTTGGAAAACAGAACTTTAGATGCCAAAGTTGACACAGTAAATAAAATGTTAAAATAA
- a CDS encoding calcium/sodium antiporter produces the protein MIELLIQIILLVVGFAILIKGSDIFVSGSSNIATILKIPTLVVGLTIVAFGTSAPEAAVSISASIQGSNALAVSNIVGSNIFNILGIIGICALLKELKLGENVLDKDIPFLLIVTLLVVGFILLSWNITRIEGIILLLLIIGYTAHLVYTSKKSKGADFVEKPKFGLPKSIVYVIIGLVAIILGAQLVVNSSSYIAMACGMSETLVGLTIVAIGTSLPELVTSLTALKRDENQLVIGNVIGSNIFNILFVLGLSSAITPISVSSNMIIDLGLMIFVTILCFIFGKTHNKFDRKEGIILLGLFILYMAFVILRN, from the coding sequence ATGATTGAATTATTAATACAAATCATATTGCTTGTTGTCGGATTTGCAATTTTAATAAAAGGATCTGACATTTTTGTAAGCGGATCAAGTAATATAGCTACTATTCTAAAAATTCCGACACTTGTAGTAGGATTAACTATTGTAGCTTTTGGTACAAGTGCTCCTGAAGCTGCAGTATCCATATCTGCGTCCATTCAAGGAAGTAATGCACTAGCTGTAAGTAATATTGTTGGAAGTAATATCTTCAATATTTTAGGAATTATTGGTATTTGTGCCCTACTTAAAGAGTTAAAGCTTGGAGAAAATGTACTTGACAAAGACATCCCATTCCTTTTAATTGTTACTTTGCTTGTTGTCGGATTTATATTGCTTAGCTGGAATATAACAAGAATTGAAGGAATTATATTACTGCTCCTTATAATTGGATACACTGCTCATTTAGTATATACATCTAAAAAATCAAAAGGAGCGGATTTTGTTGAAAAACCAAAATTTGGCCTTCCAAAAAGTATTGTTTATGTAATTATAGGTCTTGTTGCAATTATTCTTGGTGCACAACTTGTTGTAAACTCCTCATCATATATTGCAATGGCCTGTGGAATGAGTGAAACATTAGTTGGTTTAACAATTGTAGCTATTGGTACATCTTTACCGGAACTTGTAACTTCCCTAACAGCTCTAAAAAGAGATGAAAACCAACTGGTTATAGGAAATGTGATCGGATCAAATATATTCAATATTTTATTTGTACTGGGTTTAAGCAGTGCCATAACTCCAATTTCAGTAAGTTCAAATATGATTATAGACTTAGGTTTAATGATATTTGTTACAATTTTATGTTTTATATTTGGTAAAACACATAACAAATTTGATAGAAAAGAAGGAATAATCTTATTAGGATTATTCATATTATATATGGCATTCGTGATTCTCAGAAATTAA